From a region of the Acidimicrobiales bacterium genome:
- the gyrB gene encoding DNA topoisomerase (ATP-hydrolyzing) subunit B, whose product MALKQNAETTKPSSSYGARDITVLEGLEPVRKRPGMYIGSTGPSGLHHLIWEVVDNSVDEAMAGEATRIDVTLLADGGCRVADNGRGIPTEPHHQYPRKSTAEVVLTMLHAGGKFGGSGYKVSGGLHGVGVSVVNALSRRLVLEIDRDGQRHRMEFANGGKPKGKLEVVGPSPRGRRGTIVTFWPDASVFEETEFRATTVVERLQVMAFLNRALEIRFRDERPGHTQDVVYRYTGGITDYVRHLNASKEALFKKVGAYAQEEAHQEVEVALQWNTGFYESIHSFANGIETSEGGMHEEGFKKALTNVLNKYARAKNQLKEKDDNLLGEDIREGLTAILTVRLRDPQFEGQTKAKLGNVSVRSLVERATNEKLAEWLEENPREAHQIVQKSTIAARARVAARQARDLTRRKTALEGAGLPGKLVDCSSRDPRESELFIVEGNSAGGSAKDARNPRTQAILPIRGKILNVERARVDKMLRNAEIQALIAAIGAGLAEDFDESKVRYDKIIILADADVDGSHIRTLLLTFFFRQMSDLVEKGHVYVAQPPLYSTLVGKEKVYLKDDLAKARFLTERPDHKADFQRLKGLGEMDFGELKETTMDPAKRSLLQIGLEQAAIADEVCSILMGDDVELRRHFIQTNAKDVRFLDI is encoded by the coding sequence GTGGCGCTGAAGCAGAACGCCGAGACCACCAAGCCATCGTCGTCGTACGGGGCCAGGGACATCACCGTGCTCGAGGGGCTCGAGCCGGTGCGCAAGCGGCCGGGCATGTACATCGGGTCCACCGGACCGAGCGGGCTCCATCACCTCATCTGGGAGGTCGTCGACAACTCGGTGGACGAGGCGATGGCCGGAGAGGCCACGCGGATCGACGTCACGCTCCTGGCCGACGGCGGGTGCCGGGTGGCGGACAACGGGCGGGGCATCCCCACCGAGCCGCACCACCAGTACCCCCGCAAGTCGACCGCTGAGGTCGTGCTCACCATGCTCCACGCCGGCGGCAAGTTCGGTGGGAGCGGCTACAAGGTGTCCGGTGGGCTGCACGGTGTGGGCGTCTCGGTCGTGAACGCCCTCTCCCGCCGTCTCGTGCTCGAGATCGACCGGGACGGCCAGCGCCACCGGATGGAGTTTGCCAACGGCGGCAAGCCCAAGGGCAAGCTGGAGGTCGTGGGCCCGTCGCCACGGGGCCGACGGGGGACGATCGTCACGTTCTGGCCCGACGCTTCGGTGTTCGAGGAGACCGAGTTCAGGGCCACGACGGTCGTCGAGCGCCTTCAAGTGATGGCGTTCCTCAACCGGGCCCTGGAGATCCGCTTTCGCGACGAGCGGCCGGGCCACACCCAGGACGTCGTCTACCGCTACACGGGCGGGATCACCGACTACGTCCGCCATCTCAACGCCTCGAAGGAGGCGCTGTTCAAGAAGGTCGGGGCCTACGCCCAGGAGGAGGCCCACCAGGAGGTCGAAGTGGCCCTCCAGTGGAACACCGGCTTCTACGAGAGCATCCACTCGTTCGCCAACGGCATCGAGACGAGCGAAGGAGGGATGCACGAGGAGGGCTTCAAGAAGGCCCTGACCAACGTGCTCAACAAGTACGCCCGGGCCAAGAACCAGCTCAAGGAGAAGGACGACAACCTTCTCGGCGAGGACATCCGCGAGGGGTTGACCGCCATCCTCACCGTGCGCCTCCGGGACCCGCAGTTCGAGGGACAGACCAAGGCCAAGCTCGGCAACGTGTCCGTCCGTTCACTGGTGGAGCGGGCGACCAACGAGAAGCTGGCCGAGTGGCTGGAGGAGAACCCGCGCGAAGCGCACCAGATCGTGCAGAAGTCGACGATCGCCGCTCGAGCCCGCGTGGCCGCCCGCCAGGCGCGGGACCTGACCCGGCGCAAGACGGCGCTCGAGGGCGCCGGTCTGCCGGGCAAGCTGGTCGACTGCTCCTCCCGCGATCCCCGAGAGTCGGAGCTGTTCATCGTCGAGGGGAACAGCGCCGGGGGCTCGGCCAAGGACGCTCGTAATCCACGGACCCAGGCCATCCTCCCCATCAGGGGCAAGATCCTGAACGTCGAGCGCGCTCGGGTCGACAAGATGCTCCGCAACGCCGAGATCCAGGCGCTGATCGCCGCCATCGGCGCCGGTCTGGCCGAGGACTTCGACGAGTCGAAGGTCCGCTACGACAAGATCATCATCCTGGCTGACGCCGACGTCGACGGATCGCACATCAGGACGCTGCTGCTGACGTTCTTCTTCCGCCAGATGAGCGACCTGGTCGAGAAGGGCCACGTCTATGTGGCCCAGCCGCCGCTGTACTCCACCCTCGTGGGCAAGGAGAAGGTCTACCTCAAGGACGATCTGGCCAAGGCCCGGTTCCTCACCGAGCGCCCGGATCACAAGGCCGACTTCCAGCGGCTCAAGGGCCTCGGGGAGATGGACTTCGGCGAGCTGAAGGAGACCACCATGGACCCGGCCAAGCGGTCTCTCCTCCAGATCGGACTGGAGCAGGCGGCGATCGCCGACGAGGTGTGCTCGATCCTCATGGGTGATGACGTCGAGCTGCGCCGTCATTTCATCCAGACCAACGCAAAGGACGTTCGCTTCCTCGACATCTAA